A region of the Paraconexibacter algicola genome:
CTCGTGTACAAGGCCGTGGACGACGACCTGCGGTCCGGGCGCGGCTGCGAGTACCCGATCGGCGAAACCGTCGAGTGCGCCGACTGGCACGCCCGCCCCGAGTGCGGGCAGGGCCTGCACTTCTCGCCGCGTCCGTTCCTCGCTATCGGTTACTTCACGGACGCGACGCGATTCCTGCGCTGCGCGATTCCAGTCGCGGAGACGGTCGTCCTCGGCGACAAGGTCAAGGCGTCCCGGTGCACGGTCGTCTGCGAGGTCGACATCGACGGCAACCCCCTCTCGACCGATGAGCGGGGTAGCGCTTGAGCGGCGGGCGGACCACCTGGCGCGCGAAGCCCTGCGGCTGGCGCGGACGCGAACGCGTCGTCGCGCTCGGCGAGGAGTTCGGCCCCGCCGGCACCGCCGTCCTCGACCTCTGCGAAGAGCTCGCGAAGGAGCAGCGCGGCGAGCGCGGCGAAGTCCGCGCCGGACTCCGCTCGATCGCCCGCGACGCGTTCCTCCCCCGCGGCACCGCAGGGCAGACCCTCGCCCGCGAGATCCTCGAGTTCGGCGAGCGCGTCGGCGCGTTCGACGACCTCTACATCGCCGACGACGTCGACATGACCGTCACGCTCCGCGTGTCCGGGTTCGCCGAGGACCAGGGCCGCGGGTACGAGTCCGTCCGCAAGCAGCAGCAGCGCGCGGGACAACGTCCCGACACCGAGGACACGAGCACCCCGTGTCCCGACCATCGGGACAACGCGACCGCTTGTCCCGAAACCGGGGACGGTGTCCCGGTTCGTCCCCCTACAGGACAGAACAGGAGAGGACAGAAGGGAGACAGCCCCCCTACCCCCCGCGGGGGGAACGCGCCTGACGGCGCGAGGACTCCCTCACTCGACGAGTCGGGGGAAGGGCTCGCGGAGCACGTCGCCGGGGTGCTGCAGCGCGGCGTCGACAGCATCCCGACGGACGAGCGGTGCAGGCCCGCGACGCCGGCGGCGGTCCTCGCCGTCCTTGACGAGCACCGCCCGCCGCGGGACGTCGCGCTCGCCGTCGCGATCGAGACCCGGTCGATCGTGCAGTCGCAGAACCGGGCGCCGAACGTCGTCGGCCTCTACGCGCAGAAGCTCGCGAAGGCGATCAACGGGGGTGCGGCATGACCACGGTCCGCCACACGTCCCGGACCCGTGCGCGCGCCGTCGAGCTCCGCAACGCTGGCTGGTCCCTCCGGCAGGTCCGCGAACTGCTCGCCGCCGAGGGCTACCACCCGGCGCCGACCGTCCCGACCCTCTCGCGCTGGACGAACCCGGCCCGCGAGGAAGAGCACCGGCGCGCGAACCGCGCCCGCGCCCGCGGCGACGCGACGACCTACGCATGGCCCGGCGTCCGCAGCGCGGAGTGGCGACTCGGCCGGATGCGCGCTCTCGACGCCGCCGGCGTCTCCGACCGCGACATCGCCCGCGTGATGACCCTCGACTTCCCGCACTCCCCGATCACGGTCGACCAGGTCAAGCACGCGCTGCGCTCCGACACCCCGACGCTCCCGCTTCGCCGCGCCGCCGCCCGACAGGGGATCGCGTGACCGCCCACCTGCACAACGCGGCGCGCGCCCTCGAGCGGCTACTCGCCGACCGGTGCCCTGAGCACGCCTGGGTCGTCGAGGTCCGGCCACAGGATCGGCCGCAGCCCGGCGGGCTCGTGCGCCCGCTCGAACGGCGCCCGGTCGAACAGGCCGGTGCCGTACGCGACGACCCGCACCCGCTCCTCGACCGGCACCCGCGCGCCGCGCCCCCCACGCCCAGCGGAACGCACCACGACGACCTCAAGCAGAGCGCGTAGGAGCAACGCCCGCCCATGCCCGTCAAGCCGACCCCACGCCTCCGCACCGTCCCCCACACCGGGAACGACCGGCCGGACCGCGAGCAGCCTGCGGAGACCGTCGCGCGCCTCGTCGACCCGCCGCTGCCGCTCAAGCGCCCCAGCGGCAAGCGCGCCCGGATCGACCCCGAGCCCGGCGGTCGCCTCGAGGTACCCGCGCAGATCAGCCTCAGCGTCCGCGAGCCGGGCGCGCGCCCCGTCGACGT
Encoded here:
- a CDS encoding DUF7666 domain-containing protein, with the protein product MHKHGARPSITGGVVIHVPEIRDGSELSAWCDYYGVDVQDGQALVYKAVDDDLRSGRGCEYPIGETVECADWHARPECGQGLHFSPRPFLAIGYFTDATRFLRCAIPVAETVVLGDKVKASRCTVVCEVDIDGNPLSTDERGSA